Proteins encoded together in one Nyctibius grandis isolate bNycGra1 chromosome 1, bNycGra1.pri, whole genome shotgun sequence window:
- the LOC137668568 gene encoding uncharacterized protein: protein MIRLQSSMSNHIPQFCGVLGHTFMEFLKGSGDYCQAQHDLYADK from the exons ATGATCAGGCTACAGTCTTCAATGAGTAACCATATTCCT CAGTTCTGTGGTGTTCTTGGTCACACATTTATGGAGTTTCTGAAGGGCAGTGGAGACTACTGCCAGGCACAGCACGACCTCTATGCAGACAAGTGA
- the PTP4A1 gene encoding protein tyrosine phosphatase type IVA 1, with product MARMNRPAPVEITYKNMRFLITHNPTNATLNKFIEELKKYGVTTVVRVCEATYDTAPVEKEGIQVLDWPFDDGAPPSNQIVDDWLNLLKVKFREEPGCCIAVHCVAGLGRAPVLVALALIECGMKYEDAVQFIRQKRRGAFNSKQLLYLEKYRPKMRLRFKDSNGHRNNCCIQ from the exons ATGGCCCGAATGAACCGCCCAGCTCCTGTGGAAATCACCTACAAGAACATGAGATTCCTAATCACACACAATCCAACCAATGCAACCTTAAACAAATTTATAGAG GAACTTAAGAAATACGGTGTTACCACAGTGGTAAGAGTGTGTGAAGCTACTTACGACACTGCTCCGGTGgaaaaagaaggcattcagGTTTTG GATTGGCCCTTTGATGACGGTGCTCCACCATCCAACCAGATTGTTGATGATTGGCTAAACCTCCTTAAAGTTAAATTTCGTGAAGAACCTGGTTGTTGTATTGCTGTACACTGTGTTGCTGGTCTTGGAAG AGCTCCAGTCTTAGTTGCTCTTGCACTGATAGAATGTGGAATGAAGTATGAAGATGCAGTGCAGTTCATAAGACA GAAGCGGCGTGGAGCTTTTAACAGCAAGCAACTTCTGTACTTGGAGAAATACCGCCCCAAGATGCGTCTGCGTTTTAAAGACTCCAATGGTCACAGAAATAATTGTTGTATTCAGTAA